In the genome of Dioscorea cayenensis subsp. rotundata cultivar TDr96_F1 unplaced genomic scaffold, TDr96_F1_v2_PseudoChromosome.rev07_lg8_w22 25.fasta BLBR01000744.1, whole genome shotgun sequence, the window AACAAGAGATCAGTGAAGCGTTATGGTTCATTAATACTTCTAGTTCTTCTGGTCACCATTCATACAGTGACGACGATCTTCATTTTGTTGCTCTTCGGTTTAGATTACTAAGAGAACGTCACTATTATGTTCCaccatgtatttatatatttatgtacatCATTTTGGCATGAACATTTTCTTGTGAGTTTGTTTATAtctatatgcatatatatattgcagATGTCTTTAACCAGTTTATGGATGGCAAAGGAAAGTTCAAAGAAGAAGTGAGTAATGATTTGAATGGTTTTGTTAAAGCTTGTATGAAGCAGCTTACCTTGGAATCCCTGGAGAGGATTTGTTGGATGAAGCCCTTTGATTTCTACAGAAGCCATTTGCAGTCTCTTGTGGTATATAGGACCAAGCCTAGCACGAAAAGTTAAGCATGCATTGGAAGCACCTTTGAGAAAGAGAATGACCAAATTGAATGCCAGATTATATATACCCATTTATGAAGAAGACACTGAAGCAAGAACGATGTTGTGCTTGAGCTTGCAAAGCTTGATTTTCACATATTGCAATTACTTCATAGAGAGGAGGTCAAAAAGATCAGCATGTAAGTACTCATACAAACTATAATTTTTAGATGATTAATTCTTACCATACTTGGTGGCTTTTGATATTAGcgaattacaaaaatagtaacatatatatatatatttatatgtttaatttaaCTCATAATTTTGATTGGCTTATATTGAAGAATTCTACTGAATATACAGGTGGTGGAAAGATGTAGGTGTGCCAACAAAGCTGACGTTTGCTAGAGACAGGATAGTAGAACTCTACTTCTGGATATTAGGCGTATATTTTGAGCCCCAGTATTCAAGGGCCAGGATGATGATGGTAAAGGTGATATCTATGGTTTCCCTTATGGATGATGTTTATGATTCCTATGGTACAATGGTTGAGCTGCAACATTTTACTGGTGCAATTCAAAGGTCAAGAAACTTTATCATATATCTTCCAGGTCACTGAACACAAATTACCAtgatgattaaaattat includes:
- the LOC120254926 gene encoding (-)-germacrene D synthase-like encodes the protein MEPVNNGPPPNVIHTPTMERCFKVAKNEDVVVRPIANFHPSLWGDYFITNVTLSSTHQEEQMKQRMQVLVKDVKILLKDAKGSMREEMQLIDALQRLGVAYHFEQEISEALWFINTSSSSGHHSYSDDDLHFVALRFRLLRERHYYVPPYVFNQFMDGKGKFKEEVSNDLNGFVKACMKQLTLESLERICWMKPFDFYRSHLQSLVNDVVLELAKLDFHILQLLHREEVKKISMWWKDVGVPTKLTFARDRIVELYFWILGVYFEPQYSRARMMMVKVISMVSLMDDVYDSYGTMVELQHFTGAIQRWDFKAADEMENVPSLAEHLELSIKTSTLNVVACASFIGMGENSRKHSFDWVTSFPQIIKDVSKLSRLMDDVGVLRVCMISI